The following are from one region of the Chlamydiota bacterium genome:
- a CDS encoding NAD-dependent epimerase/dehydratase family protein has translation MAKIFVTGGAGFIGSALCGFLLEAGHEVTAYDNLLLGRRDFLAPYKTNPRFSFVEADLLDDDRLRREMAGHRLVFHLAANSDIGRGARETGLDLRIGTLATHRVLEAMRLNGAGEIVFASSSAVYGDRPRVVPTPEGYGPLFPISLYGASKLACEGLLSAFCHLFGMRAWIFRFANIIGINGTHGAAFDFTMRLKKDPSRLTVLGDGRQAKPYLHVSDCVAGMWFGYTHAREEINCFNLAVDGATTVREIAETVLREAGLEGTPIEYTGGERGWRGDVPQVRLDGEKLAALGWRARRSSGEAVRQGVRELVGQYLGSRG, from the coding sequence ATGGCGAAGATCTTCGTGACCGGGGGGGCGGGGTTCATCGGGAGCGCGCTCTGCGGATTCCTGCTCGAGGCGGGGCACGAGGTGACCGCGTACGACAACCTCCTGCTCGGCCGCCGCGACTTCCTCGCGCCGTACAAAACGAACCCGCGCTTCAGCTTCGTCGAGGCGGATCTCCTCGATGATGACCGCCTCCGCCGGGAGATGGCGGGGCACCGGCTCGTCTTCCACCTCGCCGCGAACTCCGATATCGGCCGCGGGGCGCGCGAAACCGGCCTCGACCTGCGCATCGGAACGCTCGCAACGCACCGGGTGCTCGAGGCGATGCGCCTGAACGGAGCCGGCGAGATCGTCTTCGCCTCCTCCTCCGCCGTCTACGGCGACCGCCCCCGGGTCGTCCCGACCCCGGAGGGGTACGGGCCGCTCTTCCCGATTTCGCTCTACGGGGCGAGCAAGCTCGCCTGCGAGGGGTTGCTCAGCGCCTTCTGCCACCTCTTCGGGATGCGGGCGTGGATCTTCCGGTTCGCCAATATCATCGGGATCAACGGGACGCACGGGGCCGCGTTCGATTTCACCATGCGCCTGAAGAAGGATCCGTCGCGTCTCACGGTCCTCGGCGACGGGAGGCAGGCGAAACCGTACCTGCACGTCTCCGATTGCGTCGCGGGGATGTGGTTCGGCTATACGCACGCACGCGAGGAGATCAACTGCTTCAACCTGGCCGTCGACGGCGCGACGACCGTGCGGGAGATCGCTGAAACGGTGCTGCGCGAGGCGGGGCTCGAGGGGACCCCGATCGAGTACACGGGCGGGGAGCGCGGCTGGCGCGGCGATGTGCCGCAGGTCCGGCTCGACGGAGAAAAGCTCGCCGCGCTCGGCTGGCGCGCACGCAGGAGCTCCGGCGAGGCGGTCAGGCAAGGCGTCAGGGAACTGGTGGGGCAGTATCTCGGAAGCCGGGGCTGA
- a CDS encoding SIS domain-containing protein, with protein sequence MNTLEKLFMESASCAAYARGYLDYLASLLAQLDLEAVARFADLLEEARAEGKQVFFIGNGGSAATSSHFANDLGKGARVEGETPFRALSLADNVSLITALANDEGYDRVFVAQLEPLLREGDVVIGISASGNSPNVVQALEYARLRGARTVAITGFNGGRMRTIAGLSVHLETPAGEYGPVEDFHMILDHLVTSYLKMRAMKARSTRRAGEGER encoded by the coding sequence ATGAACACCCTCGAGAAACTATTCATGGAATCCGCCTCCTGCGCCGCCTACGCCAGGGGGTACCTCGACTACCTCGCGTCCCTGCTCGCGCAACTGGACCTCGAGGCGGTGGCCCGCTTCGCCGACCTGCTCGAGGAGGCGCGGGCGGAGGGGAAGCAGGTGTTCTTCATCGGGAACGGAGGGAGCGCCGCCACCTCGTCGCACTTCGCCAACGATCTCGGGAAGGGGGCGCGGGTCGAAGGGGAGACGCCGTTCAGGGCGCTCAGCCTCGCCGACAACGTCTCCCTGATCACCGCCCTCGCCAACGACGAGGGCTACGACCGGGTCTTCGTCGCCCAGCTCGAGCCGCTGCTTCGGGAGGGTGACGTGGTGATCGGAATCTCGGCCAGCGGCAACTCGCCGAACGTCGTGCAGGCCCTGGAGTACGCCCGCCTCCGCGGCGCGCGCACCGTCGCGATCACCGGGTTCAACGGCGGGAGGATGCGGACGATCGCCGGTCTCTCCGTCCACCTCGAGACGCCCGCCGGCGAGTACGGCCCAGTGGAGGATTTTCACATGATCCTCGACCACCTTGTGACCTCGTACCTGAAGATGCGGGCGATGAAGGCGCGCTCGACGAGGCGGGCCGGAGAGGGGGAGCGATGA
- a CDS encoding glycosyltransferase family 2 protein gives MDERQETISLSVVVPLYDEGANVVRFYDRLKPVLDKIGRSHEILMIDDGSKDDTFARLKELCGRDPHLRAIRFRRNFGQTAAMAAGIDHARGDVIVTMDGDLQNDPRDIPMLLEGIDQGYDVVSGWRADRKESFLLRRLPSMVANRLISAVCGCRLHDYGCTLKAYRRELITAIGLYGDSHRFIPALATGMGAAVAEVKVRHYPRTRGQSKYGLNRTFRVILDLLTVKFFLSFATRPMRIFGSLGFLASFVGSVLLLHLSYVKLVLRHGIGGRPLLIVAMLLLLGGLQFITMGLLGEMLTRTHHEVANKTIYKVKETLN, from the coding sequence ATGGACGAACGGCAAGAAACAATCTCCCTCTCGGTGGTGGTCCCGCTCTACGACGAGGGCGCGAACGTCGTGCGGTTCTACGACCGCCTCAAGCCGGTCCTCGACAAGATCGGGCGCTCCCACGAGATCCTGATGATCGACGACGGCTCGAAGGACGACACCTTCGCGCGGCTCAAGGAGCTCTGCGGCCGCGACCCGCATTTGCGGGCGATCCGGTTCCGCCGCAACTTCGGCCAGACCGCCGCGATGGCCGCCGGGATCGACCACGCGCGCGGGGACGTCATCGTGACGATGGACGGCGACCTCCAGAACGACCCTCGCGACATACCGATGCTGCTCGAGGGGATCGACCAGGGGTACGACGTGGTGAGCGGCTGGCGGGCGGACCGGAAGGAATCGTTCCTCTTGCGCCGCCTCCCCTCCATGGTCGCCAACCGGCTCATCTCCGCCGTCTGCGGCTGCCGCCTCCACGACTACGGCTGCACCCTGAAGGCGTACCGGCGCGAGCTGATCACGGCGATCGGGCTCTACGGGGACTCGCACCGTTTCATCCCCGCCCTCGCCACCGGTATGGGCGCCGCCGTGGCGGAGGTGAAGGTCCGCCACTACCCCCGCACGCGGGGGCAGTCCAAATACGGGCTGAACCGCACCTTCCGCGTCATCCTCGACCTCCTGACCGTGAAGTTCTTCTTGAGCTTCGCCACACGGCCGATGCGCATCTTCGGCTCCCTCGGCTTCCTGGCGTCGTTCGTCGGCTCCGTGCTCCTTCTCCACCTCTCCTATGTCAAACTCGTGCTGCGGCACGGCATCGGGGGCCGCCCGCTCCTGATCGTGGCGATGCTGCTCCTCCTCGGCGGGCTCCAGTTCATCACGATGGGGCTCCTCGGCGAGATGCTGACGCGGACGCACCACGAGGTGGCCAACAAGACGATCTACAAGGTCAAGGAGACGCTCAATTGA
- a CDS encoding ABC transporter permease, translating into MRSSRARYFELVKVLGFTDFKLRFSTSILGYLWSVLKPLGIFSVLYLVFGRMLRFSDVPHYRDRLLLGIFIWGYFAEASTAGIQSLLGKSHIISKIYFPRSIAVVGASINYLLTFGINLCIVAAFFFIDGVGFSRYALLFPLYVAELYLIVLGISFLLSVAYLRFRDLAEIWTILITAGFYATPILWPIEQIADPRYRKLLYLNPMTFIVEYSRRVLIEGRIADDTGSVRTFLAGNAVIFAVSLLLFVAGFIVFRRVSPRAAEYI; encoded by the coding sequence ATGCGCAGCAGCCGCGCCAGGTACTTCGAGCTCGTCAAGGTGCTCGGCTTCACCGACTTCAAACTCAGGTTCAGCACCTCGATCCTGGGTTACCTCTGGTCGGTCTTGAAGCCGCTGGGCATCTTCTCCGTCCTGTACCTCGTCTTCGGCAGGATGCTGCGATTCAGCGACGTCCCGCACTACCGCGACCGGCTCCTCCTCGGCATCTTCATCTGGGGGTACTTTGCCGAGGCGAGCACGGCCGGGATCCAGTCGCTCCTGGGCAAGTCCCATATCATCAGCAAGATATACTTCCCGCGGTCGATCGCCGTCGTCGGCGCCTCGATCAACTACCTCCTCACCTTCGGGATCAATCTGTGCATCGTGGCGGCGTTCTTTTTCATCGACGGCGTGGGGTTCAGCCGCTACGCCCTGCTCTTCCCGTTGTACGTCGCGGAGCTTTACCTCATCGTGCTCGGGATCTCGTTCCTCCTGAGCGTGGCGTACCTCAGGTTCAGGGATCTGGCGGAGATCTGGACGATCCTCATCACGGCCGGTTTCTACGCGACGCCGATCCTCTGGCCGATCGAGCAGATCGCCGACCCCCGCTACCGGAAGCTCCTCTACCTCAACCCGATGACGTTCATCGTGGAGTACTCGAGGCGCGTCTTGATCGAGGGGCGGATCGCCGACGACACCGGGAGCGTGCGGACGTTCCTGGCGGGCAACGCGGTCATCTTCGCCGTGAGTCTGCTGCTGTTCGTCGCGGGCTTCATCGTCTTCCGCCGCGTGTCGCCGCGCGCCGCCGAGTATATCTGA
- a CDS encoding GHMP kinase, giving the protein MIISKTPFRISFVGGGTDLGAFYRATPGAVMSTAIDKYMFITVNRLSSYFDYKIRVSYRKTELVRRIEEIRHPIVREALKLLELDGGIEIHSMADVPSQTGLGSSSSFTVGLLNALHAFKNEYASAEQLAREACRIEIELLKEPIGKQDQYIAAYGGLRQITFNSDESVYVEPVICAPEIREALFSHLLIFFTGWTRSASKILRGQRRDTTRKIEVLKRMRDMVPKASAVLTAGKNLHELGRLLHANWVLKRELAGGITNPGIDACYEKAMAAGALGGKLLGAGGGGFLLFYVEPQNQGRVRRALHDLLEIKIGYEPQGSRIIYIGE; this is encoded by the coding sequence ATGATCATTTCCAAGACGCCGTTCCGCATCAGTTTCGTGGGGGGAGGGACCGACCTCGGGGCGTTCTACCGCGCCACGCCTGGGGCGGTGATGAGCACCGCCATCGACAAGTACATGTTCATCACCGTCAACCGGCTGAGCAGCTATTTCGACTACAAGATCCGGGTGAGCTATAGAAAAACCGAGCTGGTGCGGCGCATCGAGGAGATCCGGCACCCGATCGTCCGGGAGGCGCTCAAGCTCCTCGAGCTCGACGGCGGTATCGAGATACACTCGATGGCGGACGTCCCCTCTCAAACCGGCCTCGGCTCCTCGAGCAGCTTCACGGTCGGCCTGCTGAACGCGCTCCACGCCTTCAAGAACGAGTACGCCTCCGCGGAGCAGCTCGCCAGGGAGGCGTGCAGGATCGAGATCGAACTATTGAAGGAGCCGATCGGCAAACAGGACCAGTATATCGCCGCCTACGGCGGGCTGCGCCAGATCACCTTCAACAGCGACGAGTCGGTGTACGTGGAGCCGGTCATCTGCGCGCCGGAGATCCGCGAGGCGCTCTTTTCCCACCTGTTGATCTTCTTCACCGGATGGACGCGCTCCGCGTCGAAGATCCTCCGGGGGCAGCGCCGCGACACGACGAGGAAGATCGAGGTCCTGAAACGGATGCGCGACATGGTGCCCAAGGCCTCCGCCGTGCTCACGGCGGGGAAAAACCTGCATGAGCTCGGCAGGCTTCTCCACGCGAACTGGGTCCTCAAGCGCGAGCTCGCGGGCGGCATCACGAACCCCGGGATCGACGCCTGCTATGAGAAGGCGATGGCGGCCGGGGCGCTCGGGGGAAAGCTCCTCGGCGCGGGGGGCGGCGGGTTTCTGCTCTTCTACGTCGAACCGCAGAACCAAGGCCGCGTGCGCCGGGCGCTGCACGATCTCCTGGAGATCAAGATCGGCTACGAGCCGCAAGGGTCCAGGATCATCTACATAGGAGAATAG
- a CDS encoding glycosyltransferase family 4 protein, which translates to MRVALDLQPACRERTGVGQYAWYLARHLPFLSPSDSFVGLAFGRCGGGLGLPESPNFRLVRRGLVPARGISLLWRTAGWPPADLFTGPVDLFHFPSFVARPLRNAAAVATIHDLAYARIPDCAEPKNAAFLNAEVPRTLARIQMALVDSEFTKRELAEVYGYPAERVRVTHLGVDGRFSRRPPDEIEAARRRHGLPQEFILCVATIEPRKNLGTLLEAYRLLREGGGEVPPLVLVGGDGWRNETERIERTIAAPDLAGAVRRIRYLGHDELPAVYSAARLFVFPALYEGFGLPPLESMACGVPVVCSNAASLPEVAGDAAVLVPPRDAAATAAAIRRLLDDEGERRELVARGLLRAKRFTWTATVRATLAAYRDALSSSPPG; encoded by the coding sequence GTGCGCGTGGCACTCGATCTCCAGCCGGCCTGCCGCGAACGCACCGGCGTCGGACAGTACGCCTGGTACCTCGCGCGGCACCTCCCGTTTCTCAGCCCGTCCGACTCGTTCGTCGGCCTCGCCTTCGGCCGGTGCGGCGGCGGGCTCGGCCTGCCGGAATCGCCGAATTTCCGTCTTGTGCGCCGCGGGCTCGTCCCGGCGCGGGGGATCAGCCTCCTCTGGAGAACCGCCGGCTGGCCGCCCGCCGACCTGTTCACGGGCCCCGTGGACCTGTTCCACTTCCCGAGCTTCGTCGCCCGCCCCCTGCGCAACGCCGCGGCGGTGGCCACGATCCACGACCTCGCCTACGCGCGAATACCCGACTGCGCGGAGCCGAAAAACGCCGCCTTCCTGAACGCGGAGGTTCCCCGCACGCTCGCGCGCATCCAGATGGCGCTGGTGGACTCGGAGTTCACCAAGCGGGAGCTGGCGGAGGTCTACGGCTACCCGGCCGAGCGCGTGCGCGTGACGCACCTCGGCGTGGACGGGCGTTTCAGCCGCCGGCCGCCCGACGAGATCGAGGCGGCGCGGCGGCGGCACGGTCTCCCGCAGGAGTTCATCCTCTGCGTGGCGACGATCGAGCCGAGGAAGAACCTCGGGACGCTGCTGGAGGCGTACCGGCTCCTCCGGGAGGGGGGCGGGGAGGTCCCGCCGCTCGTGCTGGTGGGCGGGGACGGCTGGCGAAACGAAACCGAGAGGATCGAGCGCACGATCGCCGCGCCGGATCTGGCGGGCGCGGTGCGGCGGATCCGCTACCTCGGGCACGACGAACTCCCCGCCGTCTACTCCGCGGCCCGCCTCTTCGTCTTCCCCGCGCTCTACGAGGGGTTCGGCCTCCCGCCGCTCGAATCGATGGCGTGCGGGGTCCCGGTCGTCTGCTCTAATGCCGCGTCGCTGCCCGAGGTCGCCGGCGACGCCGCCGTCCTCGTCCCCCCGCGCGACGCCGCCGCGACGGCCGCGGCGATCCGGAGGCTGCTCGACGACGAGGGGGAACGTCGGGAACTCGTCGCGCGGGGACTCCTGCGGGCGAAACGGTTCACCTGGACCGCCACCGTCCGCGCGACGCTCGCGGCCTACCGGGACGCGCTCTCCTCGTCGCCCCCCGGCTGA
- a CDS encoding glycosyltransferase family 2 protein, giving the protein MTASAMPPVSALLLVHNEAEVIEEVVRDIHREVLAKLPGSELVIAEDGSTDGTKEILARIVPGLPGARLVQGTERKGYTRAYKDALRACRNDLIFFSDSSGKHDAADFWRLAALIGEVDMVIGCKADRRDPFYRVAMSRVFNLLVSRYFGHRFRDINSGFRLMRREAIAPVLEEEWRMKHLINFEFTLRALGHGARIAEVPVRHSRRKHGPSRGLPLKKIPEAISMALRAFPALKREIGGAKRP; this is encoded by the coding sequence ATGACCGCCTCCGCGATGCCGCCGGTCTCGGCGCTCCTCCTCGTCCACAACGAGGCGGAGGTGATCGAGGAGGTCGTCCGCGACATCCACCGCGAGGTGCTGGCGAAACTCCCCGGCTCCGAGCTCGTGATCGCCGAGGACGGGAGCACCGACGGGACCAAGGAGATCCTCGCCCGCATCGTTCCCGGGCTCCCCGGGGCGCGGCTCGTGCAGGGGACGGAGAGGAAAGGCTACACGCGCGCCTACAAGGACGCCCTGCGTGCCTGCCGGAACGACCTGATCTTCTTCAGCGACTCCAGCGGCAAACACGACGCGGCGGATTTCTGGAGGCTCGCCGCGCTCATCGGCGAGGTCGACATGGTGATCGGCTGCAAGGCCGACCGGCGCGACCCGTTCTACCGCGTGGCGATGAGCCGCGTTTTCAATCTCCTCGTCTCGCGCTACTTCGGCCACCGATTCCGGGACATCAACTCCGGCTTCCGCCTGATGCGGCGGGAGGCGATCGCCCCGGTCCTCGAGGAGGAGTGGCGGATGAAGCACCTGATCAACTTCGAGTTCACGCTCCGCGCCCTCGGGCATGGCGCCCGCATCGCGGAGGTTCCGGTGCGCCACAGCCGCAGGAAACACGGGCCGTCGCGGGGGCTCCCCCTGAAGAAGATCCCCGAGGCGATCTCCATGGCGCTCCGCGCCTTTCCGGCGCTGAAACGGGAGATAGGCGGAGCGAAGAGGCCGTGA
- a CDS encoding NTP transferase domain-containing protein codes for MQFVILAGGLGTRLRPVTLTVPKPMVPVLGKPFLLHQLEELKRQGVRRALLLIGHLGDRIRDYFGGGESIGMELDYSQERELLGTGGALKLAEDKILDDFFVIYGDSFLPIRYAGFEAAFRRAKTEGMIAVYRDPAGATRVAGNVALSPENLVARYDKNGTGPGLDWVEAGVLAFSRGVLRRIPPGRVVSLERDLYPALISEGTLAGYPSAHRFFDIGTEERIRDMEAWLKR; via the coding sequence ATGCAGTTCGTCATTCTTGCGGGCGGCCTCGGCACGCGCCTGAGGCCCGTGACGCTCACGGTGCCGAAGCCGATGGTGCCGGTCCTCGGGAAGCCGTTCCTGCTCCACCAGCTCGAGGAGCTGAAACGACAGGGGGTCCGACGGGCGCTGCTGCTCATCGGCCACCTCGGGGACCGCATCCGGGACTATTTCGGCGGCGGCGAATCGATCGGGATGGAGCTGGACTACTCCCAGGAGCGCGAGCTCCTCGGGACAGGGGGGGCGTTGAAGCTGGCGGAGGACAAGATCCTCGACGACTTCTTCGTCATCTACGGCGACTCGTTCCTCCCGATTCGCTACGCGGGCTTCGAGGCGGCGTTCCGCCGCGCGAAGACGGAGGGGATGATCGCGGTGTACCGGGACCCCGCGGGCGCGACGCGCGTCGCGGGGAACGTCGCCCTCTCCCCGGAGAACCTCGTCGCCCGCTACGACAAGAACGGCACGGGCCCGGGGCTCGACTGGGTGGAGGCGGGGGTGCTGGCATTCTCCAGGGGCGTCCTCCGGAGGATCCCGCCCGGGCGGGTCGTGTCGCTTGAGCGGGACCTCTACCCCGCGCTCATCAGCGAGGGGACGCTGGCGGGCTACCCGTCCGCGCATCGGTTCTTCGACATCGGGACAGAGGAGCGGATCAGGGACATGGAGGCGTGGCTGAAGAGATGA
- a CDS encoding ABC transporter ATP-binding protein, protein MIEVTDVSKTFALPKERKVTLREHLLGLVLGRGAGIESLRALRGVSFRVHKGEFFSVIGKNGSGKSTLLKILSGIYAPDTGGVKLGGTLSPFLELGIGFNPDLTARENVFLSAAVMGLHRSEIERLYDRIIGFAELERFQEQALKNFSSGMQVRLAFSVAFMVDADILLIDEVLAVGDASFQQKCYDVFRRLKGVGKTIVFVSHSMGDVKQFSDRVMLLHEGRIVSLGDPEKVIHDYQLLTAHEDERRIAMAERARAAAGETFRPPADGKRWGSGGAAVERIVFTDAAGAEKHVFATGDEVRARIDIAVTREGIASPRVTAAIHRSDGIVVMETRSAPLPPAGTGTRSVSLVFPAIELLAGTYYFDVGVAPEDARIEPHDLIKDCGSIRVYQDSGSLHGETAGICALAHEWRAG, encoded by the coding sequence ATGATCGAAGTCACCGACGTCTCCAAGACATTCGCGCTCCCGAAGGAGCGGAAGGTCACCCTCCGCGAACACCTTCTCGGCCTTGTGCTGGGCCGCGGGGCGGGGATCGAGTCCCTCCGCGCGCTCCGGGGCGTCTCGTTCCGGGTCCACAAGGGGGAGTTCTTCAGCGTCATCGGGAAGAACGGGAGCGGGAAGTCGACACTGCTCAAGATCCTGTCCGGCATCTACGCCCCCGACACGGGCGGGGTGAAGCTGGGCGGCACCCTCTCCCCGTTCCTCGAGCTGGGGATCGGCTTCAATCCGGATCTCACGGCGAGGGAGAACGTCTTTTTGAGCGCCGCGGTGATGGGGCTGCACAGGAGCGAGATCGAACGCCTCTACGACCGGATCATCGGTTTCGCCGAGCTCGAGCGGTTCCAGGAGCAGGCGCTGAAGAACTTCTCCTCCGGGATGCAGGTGCGCCTCGCCTTTTCCGTCGCGTTCATGGTGGACGCCGATATCCTCCTGATCGACGAGGTGCTCGCGGTGGGGGATGCGAGCTTCCAGCAGAAATGCTACGACGTCTTCCGGCGGCTCAAGGGCGTCGGGAAGACGATCGTCTTCGTCAGCCACAGCATGGGGGACGTCAAGCAGTTCTCCGACCGGGTGATGCTCCTCCACGAGGGGCGGATCGTGAGCCTCGGCGACCCGGAGAAGGTGATCCACGACTACCAGCTCCTGACCGCGCACGAGGACGAGCGGCGCATCGCGATGGCCGAGCGGGCGCGCGCGGCGGCGGGGGAAACGTTCCGCCCCCCCGCGGACGGGAAGCGCTGGGGGAGCGGGGGGGCGGCGGTCGAACGGATCGTCTTCACGGACGCCGCCGGGGCGGAGAAGCACGTCTTCGCCACCGGGGACGAGGTGCGGGCGCGTATCGACATCGCCGTAACGCGGGAGGGCATCGCTTCGCCGCGCGTGACCGCGGCGATCCACCGCAGCGACGGCATCGTCGTGATGGAGACGAGATCCGCCCCGCTCCCTCCCGCCGGGACGGGCACACGTTCCGTCTCCCTCGTCTTCCCGGCGATCGAGCTCCTCGCGGGGACCTACTACTTCGACGTGGGGGTCGCCCCGGAGGACGCGCGGATTGAGCCGCACGACCTGATCAAGGACTGCGGCAGCATCCGCGTCTACCAGGATTCAGGGAGCCTCCACGGCGAGACGGCGGGCATCTGCGCCCTCGCCCACGAATGGCGCGCGGGCTGA
- a CDS encoding pyruvate synthase gives MGTLTEIRWHGRGGQGVKTACEFVAVVAIHSGKYGQGFPEYGPERSGAPMKGFTRISSDKIREHCSIYHPTVILVLDESLIGPEDVCEGLAEGGSVIINTKNNASAFAGLCRGRIWTVDATTIALDEIGRPIPNMPMVGALLKVTGVLGVEELIAGVTREFSRKFDQKTIDGNLRAIRRAYAEVKCDG, from the coding sequence ATGGGCACGCTGACTGAAATCAGGTGGCACGGACGCGGGGGGCAGGGGGTGAAGACCGCCTGCGAGTTCGTCGCGGTCGTCGCCATCCACAGCGGCAAGTACGGGCAGGGGTTCCCCGAGTACGGCCCGGAGCGTTCCGGCGCCCCGATGAAGGGGTTCACCCGGATCAGCTCCGACAAGATCCGCGAGCACTGCTCCATCTACCACCCCACCGTGATCCTCGTCCTGGACGAGAGTCTGATCGGCCCCGAGGACGTCTGCGAGGGGCTCGCCGAGGGCGGGTCGGTGATCATCAATACCAAAAACAACGCCTCCGCGTTCGCCGGCCTCTGCCGGGGCAGGATCTGGACGGTCGACGCCACCACGATCGCCCTCGACGAGATCGGGCGTCCGATACCGAACATGCCGATGGTCGGGGCGCTCCTCAAGGTGACCGGGGTCCTCGGCGTCGAGGAGCTCATCGCGGGGGTCACGCGCGAGTTCTCGCGCAAGTTCGATCAAAAGACGATCGACGGCAACCTGCGGGCGATACGGCGCGCCTATGCCGAGGTGAAGTGCGATGGCTGA
- a CDS encoding NAD(P)-binding protein: MTLGILGGGLTGLALADLFGEGCEILEADAACGGLCRTVVRNGFSYDYGGHILFSRDREALDYLLGALGGNAVRYRRNNRILFKGRFVKYPFENDLAALPKDDVYDCLYHFLTRAFPEPSNFKEWCYYRFGKGIAERYLIPYNEKIWNIDPALLGLEWVAGRVPEPPLEDVLKSALGIETEGYTHQLNFHYPRRGGIEALVRALEARVGALEKGFQVKAVGGKRGAWVVSDGRREKRYDRLVSTIPLPDLIDALDGVPEEVLRAARLLRYNSLICVMVGFRSASPSDKFAVYLPQSEHRFHRVCFYDYFGDSSVPQGMSCAVAEITANRGDGTFEMTDGELVEHVAAGLAREGFFQRGDVCLTDVARRKHAYVVNDLGYAKNLAIARGFIEKSGIVLCGRFAEWQYLNMDACARHAMETAAALREGRE; the protein is encoded by the coding sequence ATGACGCTCGGCATCCTCGGGGGCGGACTCACCGGACTCGCGCTCGCCGACCTGTTCGGAGAAGGCTGCGAAATCCTCGAGGCCGACGCGGCGTGCGGCGGGCTCTGCCGCACCGTCGTCCGAAACGGGTTCTCGTACGACTACGGCGGTCACATCCTCTTCTCGCGCGACCGGGAGGCCCTCGACTACCTCCTCGGCGCCCTCGGCGGCAACGCCGTCCGCTACCGGAGAAACAACCGGATCCTGTTCAAGGGGCGTTTCGTCAAGTACCCGTTCGAGAACGACCTCGCCGCCCTTCCGAAAGATGACGTCTACGACTGTCTCTACCATTTCCTCACCCGCGCCTTTCCCGAGCCGAGCAATTTCAAGGAATGGTGCTACTACCGGTTCGGGAAGGGGATCGCGGAACGGTACCTGATCCCGTACAACGAGAAGATCTGGAACATCGACCCCGCACTCCTCGGCCTCGAGTGGGTCGCGGGCCGCGTCCCGGAACCGCCGCTCGAGGACGTGCTGAAGTCGGCGCTGGGGATCGAAACGGAGGGGTACACGCACCAGCTCAACTTCCACTACCCGCGCCGGGGCGGCATCGAAGCGCTCGTCCGGGCGCTCGAGGCCCGCGTCGGGGCGTTGGAGAAGGGCTTCCAGGTGAAGGCGGTCGGCGGGAAACGCGGGGCATGGGTCGTCTCCGACGGCAGGCGCGAAAAACGCTACGACCGCCTCGTCTCCACGATCCCCCTCCCCGACCTGATCGATGCGCTCGACGGCGTCCCGGAGGAGGTCCTCCGCGCCGCGCGCCTTCTCCGCTACAACTCGCTCATCTGCGTGATGGTCGGGTTCCGCAGCGCGTCGCCGTCAGACAAGTTCGCCGTCTACCTCCCCCAGTCGGAGCACCGGTTCCACCGGGTCTGCTTCTACGACTACTTCGGGGACTCTTCTGTCCCCCAGGGGATGTCGTGCGCGGTAGCCGAGATCACCGCGAACCGTGGCGACGGGACGTTCGAGATGACGGACGGGGAGCTCGTGGAGCACGTCGCCGCAGGTCTCGCGCGGGAGGGATTCTTCCAGCGCGGGGACGTCTGTCTGACCGACGTGGCCCGGCGGAAACACGCGTACGTCGTCAACGACCTCGGCTACGCGAAGAATCTCGCCATCGCACGAGGGTTCATCGAGAAGAGCGGCATCGTTCTCTGCGGCAGGTTCGCGGAGTGGCAGTACCTGAATATGGACGCCTGCGCCCGGCACGCGATGGAGACGGCCGCGGCGCTGCGGGAGGGACGGGAATGA